Proteins co-encoded in one Quercus robur chromosome 8, dhQueRobu3.1, whole genome shotgun sequence genomic window:
- the LOC126695349 gene encoding probable beta-1,3-galactosyltransferase 2 isoform X1 — protein sequence MSWKSKGEHSSRSVISQKWSLFLCLGSFCAGMLFTNSWVVLSFCDFQCFDGIERMWTVPEPKGITRTTAMEAERLKLVSEGCDPKILHLKEVKRESKEILGEVFKTHNAIQTLDKTISSLEMELSAARAAQESIRSGSPLSQDIEKNESPGKRKYLMVIGINTAFSSRKRRDSVRATWMPQGEKRKKLEEEKGIIARFVIGHSATSGGILDRAVEAEDRKHGDLLRLDHVEGYLELSAKTKIYFATAVALWDADFYIKVDDDVHVNIATLGETLVRHRSKPRVYIGCMKSGPVLNQKGVRYHEPEYWKFGEAGNKYFRHATGQLYAISKDLATYISINQHVLHKYANEDVSLGSWFIGLDVEHIDDRRLCCGTPPDCEWKAQAGNVCVASFDWTCSGICRSADRIKEVHRRCGEGENALWSASF from the exons ATGTCTTGGAAAAGCAAAGGAGAGCATTCTTCTAGAAGTGTTATATCACAAAAATGGtccctctttctttgtttgggcAGTTTCTGTGCTGGAATGCTCTTCACCAATAG CTGGGTAGTTCTGAGTTTTTGTGATTTTCAATGTTTTGATGGCATTGAAAG GATGTGGACTGTTCCTGAGCCTAAAGGTATCACACGGACAACGGCAATGGAAGCTGAAAGATTAAAACTGGTTTCAGAGGGCTGTGATCCAAAAATT TTGCATCTGAAGGAAGTAAAGCGTGAATCCAAGGAAATTTTGGGGGAAGTTTTTAAGACTCATAATGCTATACA GACATTAGACAAGACTATTTCAAGTTTAGAGATGGAATTATCTGCGGCCAGGGCAGCTCAGGAGTCTATACGAAGTGGCTCTCCTTTGTCACAAGATATAGAGAAGAATGAATCACCtgggaaaagaaaatatctaatgGTCATAGGAATAAATACTGCTTTCAGCAGCCGGAAAAGACGAGATTCAGTTCGTGCAACATGGATGCCACAAG gtgaaaagagaaagaagctgGAGGAAGAGAAGGGCATTATTGCTCGGTTTGTCATTGGTCATAG TGCCACATCAGGGGGTATTCTAGACAGAGCTGTTGAAGCTGAGGACAGAAAGCATGGAGATTTGCTAAGGCTG GATCATGTTGAAGGTTACCTGGAATTGTCTGCCAAGACAAAGATATATTTTGCTACTGCTGTTGCTTTGTGGGATGCAGATTTCTATATTAAAGTTGATGATGACGTACATGTAAATATAG CAACACTTGGAGAAACTCTAGTTAGACATCGATCAAAACCACGGGTATATATTGGATGCATGAAATCTGGTCCTGTCCTTAATCAAAA GGGAGTGAGATACCATGAACCTGAGTACTGGAAATTCGGTGAGGCTGGGAACAAGTATTTCCGTCATGCTACAGGACAGCTCTATGCTATTTCCAAAGATCTGGCAACTTATATATCAATAAACCA GCATGTTCTACACAAGTATGCTAATGAAGATGTCTCACTGGGATCTTGGTTTATTGGACTTGATGTGGAGCATATCGATGATCGGAGACTATGTTGTGGCACTCCACCTG ATTGTGAGTGGAAGGCTCAGGCAGGCAATGTCTGTGTAGCTTCGTTTGATTGGACCTGCAGTGGGATTTGCAGGTCTGCTGATAGGATTAAGGAAGTTCATCGGCGGTGTGGGGAAGGTGAAAATGCTTTGTGGAGTGCTTCTTTCTGA
- the LOC126695349 gene encoding probable beta-1,3-galactosyltransferase 2 isoform X2, with product MSWKSKGEHSSRSVISQKWSLFLCLGSFCAGMLFTNRMWTVPEPKGITRTTAMEAERLKLVSEGCDPKILHLKEVKRESKEILGEVFKTHNAIQTLDKTISSLEMELSAARAAQESIRSGSPLSQDIEKNESPGKRKYLMVIGINTAFSSRKRRDSVRATWMPQGEKRKKLEEEKGIIARFVIGHSATSGGILDRAVEAEDRKHGDLLRLDHVEGYLELSAKTKIYFATAVALWDADFYIKVDDDVHVNIATLGETLVRHRSKPRVYIGCMKSGPVLNQKGVRYHEPEYWKFGEAGNKYFRHATGQLYAISKDLATYISINQHVLHKYANEDVSLGSWFIGLDVEHIDDRRLCCGTPPDCEWKAQAGNVCVASFDWTCSGICRSADRIKEVHRRCGEGENALWSASF from the exons ATGTCTTGGAAAAGCAAAGGAGAGCATTCTTCTAGAAGTGTTATATCACAAAAATGGtccctctttctttgtttgggcAGTTTCTGTGCTGGAATGCTCTTCACCAATAG GATGTGGACTGTTCCTGAGCCTAAAGGTATCACACGGACAACGGCAATGGAAGCTGAAAGATTAAAACTGGTTTCAGAGGGCTGTGATCCAAAAATT TTGCATCTGAAGGAAGTAAAGCGTGAATCCAAGGAAATTTTGGGGGAAGTTTTTAAGACTCATAATGCTATACA GACATTAGACAAGACTATTTCAAGTTTAGAGATGGAATTATCTGCGGCCAGGGCAGCTCAGGAGTCTATACGAAGTGGCTCTCCTTTGTCACAAGATATAGAGAAGAATGAATCACCtgggaaaagaaaatatctaatgGTCATAGGAATAAATACTGCTTTCAGCAGCCGGAAAAGACGAGATTCAGTTCGTGCAACATGGATGCCACAAG gtgaaaagagaaagaagctgGAGGAAGAGAAGGGCATTATTGCTCGGTTTGTCATTGGTCATAG TGCCACATCAGGGGGTATTCTAGACAGAGCTGTTGAAGCTGAGGACAGAAAGCATGGAGATTTGCTAAGGCTG GATCATGTTGAAGGTTACCTGGAATTGTCTGCCAAGACAAAGATATATTTTGCTACTGCTGTTGCTTTGTGGGATGCAGATTTCTATATTAAAGTTGATGATGACGTACATGTAAATATAG CAACACTTGGAGAAACTCTAGTTAGACATCGATCAAAACCACGGGTATATATTGGATGCATGAAATCTGGTCCTGTCCTTAATCAAAA GGGAGTGAGATACCATGAACCTGAGTACTGGAAATTCGGTGAGGCTGGGAACAAGTATTTCCGTCATGCTACAGGACAGCTCTATGCTATTTCCAAAGATCTGGCAACTTATATATCAATAAACCA GCATGTTCTACACAAGTATGCTAATGAAGATGTCTCACTGGGATCTTGGTTTATTGGACTTGATGTGGAGCATATCGATGATCGGAGACTATGTTGTGGCACTCCACCTG ATTGTGAGTGGAAGGCTCAGGCAGGCAATGTCTGTGTAGCTTCGTTTGATTGGACCTGCAGTGGGATTTGCAGGTCTGCTGATAGGATTAAGGAAGTTCATCGGCGGTGTGGGGAAGGTGAAAATGCTTTGTGGAGTGCTTCTTTCTGA
- the LOC126693970 gene encoding probable protein S-acyltransferase 6 has translation MELKVPNIFLSDPSEKEIGRENPEVSEKGGNIMVTMWEKLFTFKRVVKDQLVQLVQYFRGSNSERTRVYQVWPGKNIFFFHGRLICGPDPRGLVLTTFSIILSSWIFAVYVGGDLPSHSRLIIAISVILTIIVLVNLIVLTVIEPGIIPRNDQLSIEDAGTSDGIKSRKIIVNGVDLKLKYCRVCKIYRPPRSCHCAICDNCVEKYDHHCPLVGQCIALRNYRFFLAFVVSALVFFVYIFAFSCWRIHLRILRNGTGLFGLLKNCPETVALILFGAISIGFLGGLVLFHVYLTTKNQTAYENFRQSYVGSKNPFDKGILNNIKEFLFVPLPPSRVDFRAEVTPRWSSTAASVV, from the exons ATGGAATTGAAGGTGCCTAACATTTTTCTTTCTGACCCATCAGAAAAAGAAATCGGCAGAGAAAATCCTGAAGTTAGCGAGAAGGGTGGGAATATCATGGTCACTATGTGGGAGAAGTTGTTTACTTTCAAAAGGGTTGTAAAGGATCAATTGGTACAATTGGTCCAATATTTTCGTGGCAGCAATTCGGAAAGAACTAGAGTCTACCAAGTTTGGCCTGGGAAAAAT ATATTTTTCTTCCATGGGAGACTCATTTGTGGTCCAGATCCAAGAGGGCTGGTTTTGACAACATTTTCTATTATTCTCTCAAGTTGGATTTTTGCCGTGTATGTTGGGGGTGATCTACCAAGTCATTCTAGACTCATAATCGCCATCTCTGTGATTTTGacaataatt GTTCTCGTCAACTTGATTGTGCTTACTGTAATTGAACCGGGAATTATTCCGAGAAATGATCAATTATCCATTGAAGATGCTGGTACTAGTGATGGCATAAAGAGTAGGAAGATAATTGTTAATGGGGTGGATTTGAAACTAAAATATTGTCGAGTTTGTAAGATTTATCGGCCACCCAGGAGTTGCCACTGTGCTATATGCGACAATTGTGTTGAGAAATATGATCACCATTGCCCATTGGTTGGTCAATGTATTGCACTG AGGAACTATCGCTTTTTCCTAGCATTTGTTGTATCGGCCTTGGTTTTCTTTGTCTACATCTTTGCCTTTTCCTGCTGGAGAATTCACCTAAGAATATTGAGAAATGGAACTGGATTGTTTGGTTTGCTAAAGAACTGTCCTGAAACAGTGGCATTGATATTGTTTGGTGCCATTTCCATCGGATTCCTAGGAGGCCTTGTTCTATTTCATGTGTACCTTACTACTAAAAACCAG ACAGCTTATGAGAATTTTCGGCAAAGTTATGTGGGTTCTAAAAATCCATTTGATAAAGGAATTTTGAATAATATTAAGGAGTTTTTGTTTGTGCCACTGCCACCTTCTAGAGTTGATTTTCGTGCTGAAGTTACGCCTAGATGGTCTTCAACAGCTGCAAGCGTTGTCTGA